The following coding sequences are from one Shewanella eurypsychrophilus window:
- a CDS encoding TapY2 family type IVa secretion system protein: MNKLYLKEAFFSSLFLGLVMSSPLAYSENIKTEKMEYKCYLKTTKGYEIAFYRWEVNNFQINVAKLPAQKVPGSKIYIKDVEECVELNEMFSIGHAQKLDEETAR; the protein is encoded by the coding sequence ATGAATAAATTGTACTTAAAGGAAGCCTTCTTTTCTTCTTTATTCTTAGGGTTAGTAATGAGTTCACCGCTGGCATATTCGGAAAATATTAAGACTGAAAAGATGGAATATAAATGTTATTTGAAAACTACTAAAGGATATGAAATAGCTTTTTATAGATGGGAAGTTAATAATTTTCAAATAAATGTAGCTAAACTTCCCGCGCAAAAAGTTCCAGGTTCAAAGATCTATATTAAAGATGTGGAGGAGTGTGTAGAACTCAATGAGATGTTTTCTATAGGTCATGCGCAAAAGCTTGATGAAGAAACTGCAAGATAA
- a CDS encoding GspH/FimT family pseudopilin has translation MRPKINGFTLVELMVTLVIAMLLIGVGAPSLKSLYEGYRADSEIRKVSQSLQFARSHAVSYGSRVTMCPIVSGSCNSDWSKGYKIFLDNGTANQIDGNDEILTVVGAFNSSDFVTYDNSSISYSPDGLLTGAFTSGQFVYCPANKSSDESLGIDLSPSGKSKYSTTSVNCM, from the coding sequence ATGCGGCCAAAAATAAATGGTTTTACTCTAGTTGAACTAATGGTGACGTTAGTTATTGCTATGCTCTTAATCGGTGTGGGCGCCCCCTCGCTAAAGTCGTTGTATGAAGGCTATCGCGCCGACAGTGAGATCCGCAAAGTTAGCCAATCCTTGCAATTTGCCCGTAGTCACGCAGTAAGTTACGGCTCAAGGGTCACTATGTGCCCGATAGTTTCAGGTAGCTGTAATTCAGATTGGAGTAAGGGCTATAAAATTTTTCTTGATAACGGGACTGCAAATCAGATTGATGGCAATGATGAAATACTCACTGTGGTCGGCGCATTTAACTCTAGTGATTTTGTCACTTATGACAATAGCTCAATTAGCTATAGCCCAGACGGATTACTGACAGGTGCATTTACCTCTGGACAATTTGTCTATTGCCCAGCAAATAAAAGCAGTGATGAATCCTTAGGGATCGATCTTAGCCCATCCGGTAAATCGAAATACAGCACGACTAGCGTTAATTGCATGTAG